The Myxococcus fulvus region GAACAAGGGGCCGTGAGGCTCCGTGAGTCCACATCCGTGTCTGCCATTGCCCGCGTCGCGGGCCAGGGGAGAGCCATGTCCTCGTTGCCCTTCGATGTCGCCGCGGGCTCGGTGCTCGGCCGGGAGCATGCTCGGGCGGGACGCAACAACCAGGATGCGTGGTGTGTGCGGGCCAGCGAGCACGGGCTGGTGGCGGTGGTGGCGGACGGGTGTGGCAGCCAGCCCTGCAGTGAGCTGGGGGCGCAGCTCGGGGTGCGCCGGGTGGTGCAGGCGGCGCTGACGCGGTTGGCGGAGGACGAGCGTGTGGATGAAGCCGGGTTCCTTCCCGGCCTGCGAGAGGATGTGTTGTGTCTGTTGAGCGAGCTTCGGGGGGAGCTCGGTCGCGACACACTGGGGGACTTCCTCTTCACGGTGGTGGGCGCGGTGATGACGCCCTCTCACACGCTCGTCTTCTCCGCGGGGGATGGGCTGTGGGCCCTCAACGGCGAGGTGCATTCGCTGGGGCCCTTTCCGAACAACGCGCCGCCGTATCTCGCG contains the following coding sequences:
- a CDS encoding protein phosphatase 2C domain-containing protein — translated: MSSLPFDVAAGSVLGREHARAGRNNQDAWCVRASEHGLVAVVADGCGSQPCSELGAQLGVRRVVQAALTRLAEDERVDEAGFLPGLREDVLCLLSELRGELGRDTLGDFLFTVVGAVMTPSHTLVFSAGDGLWALNGEVHSLGPFPNNAPPYLAYALSRGEEDTPLVRQALVPTEDVHALLLGTDGVADLAKLADVVMPSGDERVGPLSRLWTEPRYFENPDALRRRLAMLNRESVRADFEARRLVRTPGLLPDDTTLVVLRRRMGRA